A genomic window from Chanodichthys erythropterus isolate Z2021 chromosome 1, ASM2448905v1, whole genome shotgun sequence includes:
- the arr3b gene encoding arrestin 3b, retinal (X-arrestin): MAKVYKKTSGNGSLCLYLGRRDFVDHVERVDSIDGVLKIDPSELNGRKVWVQLACAFRYGREDLDVIGVSFRKDIWMKRIQMHPFEGTKPPNTPMQEALLKKAGDQGHPFTFDIPVRLPCSVSLQPATEDAGKPCGVDYEIKAYIAHEAGDIDEKVEKKDTCRLIIRKIQYAPNELSAGPKTDINKQFITADKPIHMEASMEKELYYHGDPIPIKVKVNNETSKVVKKIKISIDQITDVLLYSADKYNKCVLSEEFGDQINANSTFEKEYRVTPLLANNKEKRGLALDGKLKDEDTNLASSTILQPDMDKQIQGIIVSYKIKVTLVMGGGLLGSLTLSDITAELPLVLMSPKPAGLTSTSNRIYSQ; this comes from the exons ATGGCAAA GGTTTATAAGAAGACTAGTGGCAATGGTTCG CTTTGCCTTTATTTGGGGAGAAGAGACTTTGTGGACCATGTGGAAAGGGTTGATTCAATTG ATGGGGTGCTCAAGATTGATCCTTCAGAACTTAATGGAAGGAAAG tgtgGGTACAGCTTGCATGTGCCTTCCGCTATGGAAGAGAGGATCTGGATGTGATTGGAGTTTCCTTCAGGAAAGACATCTGGATGAAGCGCATTCAGATGCATCCCTTTGAGGGAACCAAGCCCCCAAATACACCAATGCAGGAAGCGCTTTTGAAGAAAGCTGGAGATCAAGGACATCCTTTCACTTTTGAT ATTCCAGTACGTCTTCCATGCTCAGTGTCCCTTCAGCCAGCAACAGAGGATGCTGGGAAG CCTTGCGGGGTTGACTATGAAATCAAAGCCTATATTGCACATGAAGCAGGCGACATAGATGAGAAAGTTGAAAAGAA GGACACTTGCCGTTTGATTATCCGCAAAATCCAGTATGCACCAAATGAGCTATCAGCCGGACCCAAAACCGATATCAACAAACAGTTCATCACGGCAGACAAACCAATTCACATGGAAGCCTCCATGGAGAAGGAG CTCTACTATCATGGTGATCCTATTCCTATCAAAGTCAAAGTGAACAATGAGACCAGTAAAGTAGTGAAGAAAATCAAAATCAGTA TTGACCAAATTACAGATGTACTGCTTTACTCAGCGGACAAATACAACAAATGTGTCCTGAGTGAAGAATTCGG GGACCAAATTAATGCAAACTCCACCTTTGAGAAGGAATACAGAGTCACTCCTCTGCTGGCCAATAACAAAGAGAAACGTGGTCTTGCACTGGATGGCAAACTGAAAGATGAAGATACCAACTTGGCTTCTTCAACAAT tCTGCAACCTGACATGGATAAGCAAATACAAGGCATCATTGTCTCCTACAAAATTAAGGTTACTCTTGTAATGGGAGGTGGTCTCTTGGGAAGCCTCACATTAAG TGATATTACAGCTGAACTCCCCCTGGTTCTAATGTCACCCAAACCAGCAG GACTGACATCAACCTCGAATAGAATCTACAGCCAGTGA